One window from the genome of Cottoperca gobio chromosome 15, fCotGob3.1, whole genome shotgun sequence encodes:
- the dnajc9 gene encoding dnaJ homolog subfamily C member 9 — MGLLERCEELLKTSNLYEVLGINKEATETEIRRSYYKVSLKVHPDRAPEDPLATEKFQVLGKLYAVLSDKEQRAVYDEQGVVDEESDVLSQDRCWEDYWRLLFPKITVQDILEFENKYKGSDEERQDVIQLYVQHQGNMDAITASAMCCSQEDEPRLCSILKAAIESGEVTAFPAFTKESEKKKKSRRKRADRERQEAEEMQKEMGLGDEDDSLVMMLKQKQKSREQNFNSFLSDLEAKYSKESGSKKVKRGKK; from the exons ATGGGTTTGCTCGAGCGGTGCGAGGAGCTCTTGAAGACCTCAAACCTGTACGAGGTGCTCGGCATCAACAAAGAGGCAACCGAGACAGAGATCCGGAGGAGCTACTACAAAGTGTCGCTGAAAGTCCACCCAGACAGGGCTCCTGAAGACCCACTGGCCACAGAGAAATTTCAG GTGTTGGGAAAGCTGTATGCGGTTCTGAGCGATAAGGAGCAGAGAGCTGTTTATGATGAGCAGGGGGTGGTAGATGAAGAGTCTGACGTCCTGAGTCAAGACCGCTGCTGGGAAGATTACTGGAGACTGCTCTTCCCCAAG ATAACAGTGCAGGACATCCTTGAGTTTGAGAATAAATATAAGGGCTCTGATGAGGAGCGTCAGGATGTGATCCAGCTGTATGTGCAGCACCAGGGAAATATGGACGCCATCACAGCCTCGGCCATGTGCTGCTCCCAGGAAGATGAGCCCAGGCTCTGCAGCATCCTCAAGGCTGCCATCGAGAGCGGGGAAGTCACAGCGTTTCCAGCATTTACGAAGGAgagcgagaagaagaagaagtctcgTAGGAAGAGG GCTGATAGAGAGCGACAGGAAGCAGAAGAAATGCAGAAAGAGATGGGGCTTGGTGATGAGGATGACAGTCTTGTGATGATGCTTAAG CAAAAACAGAAGTCCAGAGAGCAGAATTTCAACAGTTTCCTGTCTGACCTGGAAGCAAAATACTCCAAAGAAAGTGGGTCCAAAAaagtgaaaagaggaaaaaagtga